The genomic segment GCCAGAATGTGCGTCTTGAAGGTCATGCCGATGAGCGTGGTACCAAGGAATACAACCTTGCACTGGGTGAGCGTCGTGCCAATGCGGTTCAGCGCTTCCTGATCGTTAATGGTGCTTCCCGTGGCCAGATCGAAACCGTAAGCTATGGTGAAGAGAAGCCGGCTGTTCGTGGTTCGTCCGAAAGTGCCTGGGCACAGAACCGTCGCGTTGAGCTGGTGTTCAAGTAATCGAAATCAATGATCGGAAGGTCCCATGAGAAAATTGCTCATGGCGACAGTGCTGCTCCCGCTGGGCCTCGGCCTGGCGGGAGGCAGTCTGGCACAGTCGTCTGCACCCGCGTTTCAGAACAATGCCTCTGAGGCTCAGCGTAAGTCGGGTAATAACCAGGCTACGGCGGAACTGTTCTACATGATCCAGCAGCTCCAGAGCGATGTGCGCAGGCTGCAGGGGCAGGTGGAGGAACAGAAGCATCAGATCAGCCGCTTGCAGCAGCAAAGCCGGGATCGCTATGTGGATCTGGATCAGCGGATACTGGACCTGTCCAAGGCTGTTGAGCGCAAGGCCGAAGACGCCCGGGAATCAAGCCGTGCAGCCGAATCTGGTCAGGGTGGCCAGCTAACGCCGGCCAGGGTTTACCGATCCCCCGGTGCGGATGAGCAGAAAACCTATAACGAAATCATTGATCTGATCCGGAACAAGAAAGACTTTGATACCGCCATCAGTAGGCTGTACGAGTTTATCGATGAATATCCGGAAGGGGACCTTACCGTCAATGCCTACTATTGGCTGGGTGAGGTGTACCTGGCGGAACCCCGTCTCGAGCAGGCCAAGCAGGCATTCACCATTGTCGCTACCCGTTTCAGTGATCACCGTAAAGCGCCCGACGC from the Marinobacter sp. LQ44 genome contains:
- the ybgF gene encoding tol-pal system protein YbgF — protein: MRKLLMATVLLPLGLGLAGGSLAQSSAPAFQNNASEAQRKSGNNQATAELFYMIQQLQSDVRRLQGQVEEQKHQISRLQQQSRDRYVDLDQRILDLSKAVERKAEDARESSRAAESGQGGQLTPARVYRSPGADEQKTYNEIIDLIRNKKDFDTAISRLYEFIDEYPEGDLTVNAYYWLGEVYLAEPRLEQAKQAFTIVATRFSDHRKAPDAVYKLGVTLDRMGEKDEAKRRMQSVVDNYPNTGAADLARKYLEAA